One window of the Camelina sativa cultivar DH55 chromosome 1, Cs, whole genome shotgun sequence genome contains the following:
- the LOC104753489 gene encoding phosphatidate phosphatase PAH1, translating to MSLVGRVGSLISQGVYSVATPFHPFGGAIDVIVVQQQDGSFRSTPWYVRFGKFQGVLKGAEKFVKIAVNGTEADFHMYLDNSGEAYFIREVDPAAANDTNSLISGSENNNASSETNGVGFRLEHSLSDAGSGELREGFDPLNRLERTESDCNRRFYDFQDDPPSPTSEYGSARFDNLNVDSYGDSQGSDSEVVLVSIDGHILTAPVSAAEQEAGNLRLNTPQFHLAPGDGTEFCEGNTEFASSETSWDTEYIGKVESSDAINIVSEKVDTANDDRSDSDSCSRDNAEKDSHDVQRNLLGSYVEQSELTETAENAKSGEPSPTFEDRNLKEGEFPLNTIPENDRSEDEVTIETRDTLVDSFESSSTTQITTEEVKTTEESRISIDSNTDSECKEEQPRTSAETAILINNQEGGSIESEDQASEGVSIDSTRENDEQRTPTKPTEEDNEDGKSVVSVGATSSLDVGKPDTDQRYELSICKDELRQGMGLSAAAEVFDAHRISMEEYINSATSILESENLVVRIRDTYMPWTKAARIVLGKAVFDLDLDIQPDDVISVEENESPKPKDDETTVTPSSSGRRWRLWPIPFRRVKTIEHTGSNSSSEEDLFVDSEPGLQNSPEPQSTTESRHESPRRQLVRTNVPTNEQIASLNLKDGQNIITFSFSTRVLGTQQVDAHIYRWRWDTKIVISDVDGTITKSDVLGQFMPFIGKDWTQSGVAKLFSAIKENGYQLLFLSARAIVQAYLTRNFLNNLKQDGKALPTGPVVISPDGLFPALYREVIRRAPHEFKIACLEDIRKLFPTDYNPFYAGFGNRDTDELSYRKLGIPKGKIFIINPKGEVATGHRIDVKKSYTSLHTLVNDMFPPTSLVEQEDYNPWNFWKLPIEEVN from the exons ATGAGTTTGGTTGGAAGAGTTGGGAGTTTGATTTCTCAAGGCGTTTACTCTGTTGCTACACCGTTTCATCCATTCGGTGGTGCTATTGATGTCATTGTTGTTCAACAACAAGATGGTTCTTTCCGTAGCACACCTTGGTATGTTAGGTTTGGTAAGTTCCAAGGTGTTCTCAAAGGCGCTGAGAAGTTTGTCAAGATTGCTGTTAATGGAACCGAAGCTGATTTCCACATGTACCTTGATAATTCTGGTGAAGCCTATTTCATCAGGGAAGTTGATCCTGCTGCAGCTAATGACACCAACAGTTTGATTTCCGGGTCTGAGAATAACAATGCTAGTAGTGAAACTAACGGCGTTGGTTTTCGACTTGAGCACAGTTTATCTGACGCTGGTTCTGGGGAACTACGAGAAGGTTTCGACCCTTTGAACCGGCTTGAGAGGACTGAGTCTGATTGTAATAGGAGGTTCTATGATTTTCAGGATGATCCGCCTTCTCCAACCTCGGAATATGGAAGTGCTAGATTTGACAATCTAAATGTGGACAGCTATGGGGATTCTCAAGGCTCTGACTCTGAAGTCGTTTTGGTCAGTATTGATGGACATATACTTACAGCCCCTGTGTCAGCCGCAGAGCAGGAGGCTGGGAATTTACGGTTAAATACTCCTCAGTTTCATTTGGCCCCTGGTGATGGGACTGAGTTTTGTGAAGGTAATACCGAGTTTGCGTCGTCAGAGACTTCGTGGGATACTGAATATATCGGCAAAGTGGAGTCATCTGATGCAATTAATATTGTATCTGAAAAAGTGGATACCGCGAATGATGACCGTAGTGATTCAGATTCCTGTTCTCGTGATAATGCCGAAAAAGATTCTCATGATGTTCAAAGAAATCTTCTTGGGAGCTATGTGGAGCAGTCAGAGCTGACTGAGACTGCTGAGAATGCAAAGTCAGGGGAACCAAGTCCTACTTTTGAGGATCGGAATCTAAAAGAAGGTGAGTTTCCACTTAACACCATCCCGGAAAATGATAGAAGTGAAGATGAAGTGACTATTGAAACAAGAGATACTCTCGTTGATagttttgaatcttcttctacAACCCAAATAACAACAGAAGAAGTCAAAACAACCGAGGAATCCAGAATATCCATTGATTCTAATACTGATTCAGAATGTAAGGAAGAACAGCCTAGAACATCTGCAGAAACTGCCATCTTGATTAACAACCAGGAAGGCGGGAGTATAGAATCGGAAGATCAGGCTTCTGAGGGAGTCTCTATAGATTCAACGAGAGAAAACGATGAGCAACGGACTCCAACTAAACCAACAGAGGAGGATAACGAGGACGGGAAGAGTGTAGTTTCTGTGGGTGCGACTTCTAGTTTGGATGTAGGAAAACCCGATACAGATCAGA GATATGAACTATCAATTTGCAAGGATGAGCTTCGTCAGGGTATGGGACTTAGCGCAGCTGCTGAGGTCTTTGATGCACATCGGATTTCCATGGAAGAATATATAAATTCGGCAACATCAATTCTTGAAAGTGAAAATCTGGTTGTTAGGATTAGAGACACGTATATGCCATGGACGAAAGCTGCTCGAATTGTGCTTGGGAAAGCTGTGTTTGATCTAGACTTAGATATCCAGCCAGATGATGTGATCTCTGTGGAGGAAAATGAATCGCCTAAACCCAAGGATGATGAAACTACAGTAACTCCTTCTTCATCTGGAAGAAGATGGAGACTCTGGCCGATTCCTTTTAGAAGGGTTAAAACAATTGAACATACTGGAAGTAACTCCTCGAGCGAAGAAGATCTGTTTGTTGATTCTGAACCTGGCTTACAGAACTCACCGGAACCACAATCAACCACAGAGAGTCGCCATGAGTCCCCGCGTAGACAACTTGTGAGAACCAATGTCCCTACCAATGAACAGATCGCATCTCTGAATCTGAAAGATGGTCAGAATATAATAACTTTTAGTTTCTcaacaagagttctgggaacACAACAG GTTGATGCACATATATATCGGTGGAGATGGGACACCAAGATAGTGATTTCAGATGTTGATGGAACTATAACTAA ATCTGATGTGTTAGGTCAGTTCATGCCCTTCATTGGAAAGGACTGGACACAGTCCGGTGTAGCCAAGCTTTTCTCTGCCATAAAG GAGAATGGATATCAGTTGCTTTTTTTGAGCGCCCGTGCCATCGTTCAGGCATATCTAACGagaaatttcttaaataatctGAAGCAG GACGGAAAAGCTCTGCCAACCGGTCCTGTAGTCATTTCACCAGATGGGCTTTTTCCAGCATTGTACCGTGAAG TGATAAGAAGAGCACCTCATGAATTCAAGATCGCATGTTTGGAG GATATCAGGAAACTCTTTCCTACGGATTACAACCCGTTTTACGCGGGATTTGGAAACAGAGATACCGATGAGCTGAGTTACAGAAAACTCGGAATCCCAAAGGGGAAGATATTCATAATCAACCCAAAG GGAGAAGTGGCAACAGGGCATCGCATAGATGTCAAAAAGTCTTACACTTCACTTCATACTCTTGTCAACGACATGTTTCCTCCAACTTCACTTGTTGAGCAG GAAGATTATAACCCATGGAACTTCTGGAAACTACCAATAGAAGAGGTTAATTAA
- the LOC104753416 gene encoding ankyrin repeat-containing protein ITN1-like — MGSRIEEEKELEPDVEKILATEPASPAGSTLADLSPTPTPRKTLVLSNSGKALMVSNSSKSLGLSNSGKRFDLSGKKKYVKQVTGRHNDTELHLAAQRGDLASVKQILSDIDSQITGTITGADFDEEVSQIMTAVVNEVNELGETPLFTAAEKGNIDVVNELLRYTTKESLMQKNLSGFDALHIACSQGHQAIVKLLLEHEPQLSKTVAQSNATPLVSAATRGHSEVVNELLAKDSSLLDISRSNGKNALHLAARQGHVDIVRTLLDRDPQLARRTDKKGQTSLHMAVKGVSSEVVRLLLRADPAIVMLPDKFGNTVLHIATRKKRAEIINELLQLPDTNVNALTRDHKTAYDIAEGLTHSEESAEIKDILSRCGALKANELNQPRDELRKTVTEIKKDVHTQLEQTRKTNKNVDGIAKELRKLHRAGINNATNSVTVVAVLFATVAFAAIFMVPGGDDDHGVAVMVHATSFKVFFIFNAIALFTSLAVVVVQITLVRGETKTERRVVEVINKLMWLASVCTSVAFISSSYIVVGRRNRYAAVVVTVIGTVTMTGILSIMTYYVVKSKRTRKVRKKEKKKFARTGTSSWHHANPSETESEVNPIYAI, encoded by the exons atgGGATCCAGAATCGAAGAAG AGAAGGAACTGGAACCGGATGTGGAGAAGATTTTGGCGACGGAACCGGCGAGTCCTGCTGGGAGCACTTTAGCGGACCTCTCGCCAACTCCAACCCCAAGGAAGACTCTGGTTCTGTCTAATTCGGGTAAGGCTTTGATGGTGTCTAACTCTAGCAAGTCCTTGGGACTTTCCAATTCCGGGAAACGGTTTGATCTATCGGGGAAGAAGAAGTACGTTAAACAGGTCACCGGCCGCCACAACGACACCGAGCTTCACCTAGCTGCTCAACGAGGAGATCTTGCTTCTGTTAAGCAGATTCTTAGTGACATTGATTCTCAGATTACTGGTACCATTACCGGAGCTGATTTCGATGAAGAGGTCTCTCAAATCATGACAGCAGTGGTAAACGAGGTGAATGAGTTGGGAGAGACGCCTCTTTTTACAGCTGCAGAGAAAGGAAACATAGATGTTGTCAACGAGTTGCTTCGTTATACAACTAAAGAATCTCTTATGCAGAAGAACCTCTCTGGATTCGACGCTTTACACATTGCTTGTAGTCAAGGCCATCAAG CTATTGTCAAGTTATTGCTTGAGCATGAACCTCAGTTGAGTAAAACAGTAGCTCAATCAAACGCAACCCCGCTTGTGTCAGCTGCAACACGAGGGCATTCTGAAGTTGTTAACGAATTGCTTGCTAAAGACTCAAGCTTGCTTGATATTTCTAGATCGAATGGGAAAAACGCGCTTCACCTTGCTGCGCGTCAAGGTCATGTAGATATTGTGAGAACGTTGCTCGATAGAGATCCGCAATTAGCAAGAAGAACAGACAAGAAAGGTCAGACGTCTTTGCATATGGCTGTGAAAGGAGTTAGCTCAGAAGTCGTGAGGTTGCTCCTTCGAGCTGATCCGGCTATCGTCATGCTTCCTGATAAATTCGGTAACACCGTGTTGCATATCGCTACGCGGAAGAAAAGAGCAGAG ATTATTAATGAGCTGTTACAACTTCCGGATACAAACGTGAATGCGCTAACACGAGACCATAAAACCGCTTACGACATTGCTGAAGGACTCACTCATTCAGAGGAATCCGCAGAGATCAAAGACATATTATCGCGTTGTGGTGCCCTCAAAGCCAACGAATTAAACCAGCCAAGAGACGAGCTGCGGAAAACAGTGACCGAGATCAAGAAAGACGTCCACACGCAGCTCGAACAAACCcgaaaaaccaacaaaaacgtCGACGGGATTGCCAAGGAGCTAAGGAAACTTCACAGAGCAGGAATCAACAATGCGACAAACTCAGTGACCGTTGTGGCTGTTCTTTTCGCCACGGTTGCATTTGCCGCCATTTTCATGGTTCCGGGAGGCGACGACGACCATGGAGTGGCAGTGATGGTTCATGCAACATCCTTCAAGGTATTCTTTATATTCAACGCGATCGCGCTCTTTACTTCCTTAGCAGTAGTTGTCGTGCAAATCACGCTTGTAAGAGGAGAGACTAAGACGGAGAGACGTGTGGTGGAAGTAATTAATAAGCTGATGTGGCTCGCCTCTGTCTGCACCAGTGTGGCATTCATATCCTCATCGTACATTGTGGTTGGTCGGAGAAACAGATACGCGGCAGTTGTGGTAACGGTCATAGGAACTGTGACGATGACCGGCATTTTGAGTATAATGACATATTATGTTGTGAAATCGAAGAGGACGAGGAAAgtaaggaagaaggagaagaagaaatttgCTAGAACTGGCACGAGTTCGTGGCATCATGCGAATCCGTCGGAGACTGAATCCGAGGTTAATCCAATTTACGCTATCTGA